The following nucleotide sequence is from Lytechinus pictus isolate F3 Inbred chromosome 10, Lp3.0, whole genome shotgun sequence.
CTACGATCCAGTGGGCTATGGAATGCCGTACAACCATCTACTCTTCTCAGATACAAGGGAACCCCTGGTAGAGATCGCTTCACAGATCCTGGTGGTCACCCTTGACCATGCTAACCCTCACAATGTTGCATCATCGGTTGATGGGGCAGAAGAAGTCCATGAGGTAGGACTCCAACTATAATCCACTTTTAGCAATACTTCTCAAACACCTTACAGAATATCCTGGTCATCATATTCTTGCATGACAACACACATGTTACATATCCTTTTTTCCACTCCCAGTGGGACATATTCTAGctaatcaaattcaaattgccTACATACAGGGTTTCTTTTTCATCAGGAGTGTAACTTACAACTGTCGCTACTCGTCTCCCTGCATTTTTTGTCAAGAGCCAAGTAACCATTATTCTCGGTATTATATTGCAGGGAGTGTTACCGGAGAACTTGTTTGTAAACTACCTATCCCGTATCCACCGAGAAGAAGACTTTCATTTCATTCTGAAAGGCATCACAAGACTCCTGAACAACCCACTCATCCAGGTGAGGAAAACAATACTTTAACcctattggcccgtattctgaagtcgggtttaacttaaactcaggtttaaagttgtggtttaagtatggacagccaattgttacataaatcactaacagtagagatatcatatttcaactcatttggctctcaaatcattcataattgtctaggaagtataaatagattgtcttcaccatcgatgaatcaggaaggAGCATAGTAGACATAAGAAACATGCGACGTAATAAAATTTTTGacacgtttggcttcccataattttagctcagagttagaccatggtctaaattaaacctgaattcagaatacgggccattgtggTTGGGCTATTTCCGAGTTGATAGAAGAATTTGATGGGAGGGGTAGCAATCATATCTCTCCATCTGATCTTGGTTGTCATTGGTGCGACTGTGCTGAAATTTGGCAAGGTCACTCCTTCTGCCTTTCTtttacaagatttattttttatttttcatatgatttaaacaaattaaacatCCAGTTTAATTTGAGATTGTAAATGTTTATGCAGATGTCATCTTtactaaaaaacaaaacaagtacaGATTATTGTGATTATGCAGTGAAAAGTGTTTTAAAAATCCTAACCAggaatattaataatttttttccctctAGACCTACCTTCCAGGGTCCACCAAGAAGATAGCCTTTCATCAGGAGCTCCTGGTTCTCTTCTGGAAAATGTGCGATCATAACAAGAAGTTCCTCTTCTATGTTCTGAAGAGCAGCGATGTCTTAGAGGTTCTTGTTCCAATCCTGTACCATCTCAACGATGCCCGAGCTGACCAGTGTAAGTTAGCACCCATCTCTACACCAATTGGGTTATTTCAAATTTGGTGTTTGGTGTCTGTGTGGAGTATAAATGAAGAAGCCTTCTCCAGCTCCCAACACCAGATTTTGGTTTACAATAATGATACCTATCACATCATTCAAAGCTCAGCACCTAGTGAGGTCAAAAGCACCAGTTTCATTTCCAATTTGATGCATTGGCTGATCTAAAATCCACCGACTATGAGCAAATCTGAGCAAAGTGGGCAGAACTTGCCATTTTGTAGCCATTTTTCAAAAGGGCTACAAAATTCTATAAAAGGGAGACATGAGGGCTACAAAACAGCGAGTTTCTCAGTGCGACCCTAACACTATATGTCAACACTAATTAATCTCAATATCACACTTTATTGGGTTTGTTTTACCTTTACTGTACACAGAGAGGtatacaacttttttttattattgttattgatcTGCTTACAaacctcaaattggcaatatttatagattttatattaaattgtaccattaaaaaaatcaaatgagatATATACAGCATTAGTAAAAATAGGTCATAACTGTATgattttattgtaatttcaattttctactatggatttttattatttccatttGTTGCAAAATATAGAGGGCAGGatgatttgtaatttatttttttatattttatatattgatgGTATGATTATTCTTACAGCTCGTGTTGGTCTGATGCACATTGGTGTGTTCATCCTGCTGCTCCTCAGTGGGGAAAGAAACTTTGGTGTTCGTCTGAATAAGCCCTACAGCGTACGCGTTCCCATGGACATTCCAGTATTCACAGGCACTCACGctgattttctcatcattgtaaGTCAGTCCAAAATTTTACCCATTCTTACTCTTTAGTCCAATGAATTTTgtaggtttttaaaaagaaactgGCAATGTcacttttattttgaagaaGTGATAGTGCCTTATTTATACTtgctcattcatttttttttcacacattatttttataaggaaaagttTTACTTATCCTGATGCTtttgcattaatttttttagCACTGGTAACAATATATTCACTATTTTGactttgattttcaaataaatatttgtctCTATATTAGAAAGAGAAATGTTAAGGTCATTTTGTGTCCTGTTTGATTGGAATCGTGCGGATCCATACATTCATCATGTTGCACAACTTGACGTTTGGCACCAAACCATGCTGTAAAGCAGCCACCAGATCAGggttccgtttcataaagacttgttagaGAAAcgaatgcacaatttctatgaCAAGTTTaaaatcagccaatcaaattgaaggatttcagtagcttttaactgttattgaaaatttgttatcgtaacaagttttatgaaacggaccacATATCCCATCTTATTCTTTTGTGCTGTATTTCTTCCCTCTTTATCCTGTTAATGACTAGAATGAAATCCATAGTATGtttcttaaaaaaacatttgtgaGTATAAGGGGATATTCCGATGTATAAACAGTAGAGCAGATAAAAATATCCCCTTTTGCTCTAGGTTTTTTCAACAACCATTGTTTGATATTGCTTACAAACAACCTTTCCGTACAACTTGGTATGCCTGTAAGGTACACtatttttcatccttttttaaaatcttttttcTATAATATCCAGGTATTCCATAAGATCATCACATCTGGCCACCAGAGATTACAACCTCTCTATGACTGCCTACTCACCATCATTGTTAATGGTAAGATTGGTTTACATTTGGTTTACTTTGATCTATGCAATCATTTTagtacagaaaatttcatccaatcaGAATCAACGTCTTATATTTAAAAGTTTCTGTTGCACAATCATAAAGGATAGCAAGCAGCAAACTCCAAATAAAGCTACTGTGtaattttcaattgattttttacccTGCACTAAAGTGTCAGTACGCTAGGACTTGAGAAGTGTATAACCAATTGTATGTCGTAATCAATAGTCACCATCTTTAGGCTCATTTGGGGTTTTGTGTAGCTTGCAAGTCTATTGATGAACTTGGAGCTCTTTCATGTGAGATTAGGAAACTCTTTGTTTGGTATTTCTTTTGATGGTATAGTGTGAGTCATCACACATAATGCAAATGATCAGAAGATGACATCCATACATTGAGGTGTGCTATACATCAGTAGCTATCCAAGGTTATTGTGCAAGCATAGGCCATGCATTGTGTTAAAATGGACAATAGCTAAGAACCTCTTTGCTGCAAACAGTAGGGGTATACACTTAGGAGGATTGAGGCTTGagatacagggggggggggataaactGCTTGTTTTGATGTTTGACTTGACCAATAGTTTGatccattattattgatttttcaaATCTTTTCAGGTTATCTAGCCATCTTTCTGGCTGTTACTTCTCATGACATGTTAGGAAGTTGTGAATGTTATTTGTatgttattttttgaaaattatttttaattaatttattttttctatagaatctttcaaaatgagttGAGCAGAAGTATTAAActgatatatttttcttcattagacaaaagtaattaaaaaaaaggctcACATTTTGTGACTTTTTATTCAATCACTCATAGAGTAAtacattaaacaaaaatagTAATTGTGAAAAGGAATTCAAATTGAGTTTCAACAGAATGTATTCATACataaatatgtgccaaatgattctAGTAGACGTGTCATTGTTGCATTGCATTCTGGCCATGTGTAAGGtcattttccaagcaataataataatacactatcCCACTTACATGTATGCTTGTCTGTggtggcgatcttcagtgtgatcattTTCCAGCTTAGATTGCATAATTCAACAAATTTAGGTTTATGTCAATGTACCAGTTTTATATCTACGATATGGGGGtaaaaaccttgatttaagaGCCTTTCTCATGAAACAACTagttttatctttaattttggaaAATGCGAAGCAAATCTACCATGGATCCAGATAATTTAATCAAGCTACAACTACAAGTTAAATgattgcattatttgtttttctttcctccAGTGTCTCCCTATCTGAAGAGTTTATCAATGGTATCAGCAAATAAAATGCTTCATCTTCTGGAAGCCTTCTCCACCCCTTGGTTTCTCTTCTCAAGCCCGTCAAACCATCATCtggttttctttcttcttgaAATCTTCAACAACATCATCCAGTATCAGTTTGATGGTAAGGATGAAGAATCAaagatctctctctctctctctggaaAACCAAACATAATTAGATATAATGAATGATAGACATTCTAGTGATTTGGTTTTCTTCTTGAAATCTTCAATGACATCATCCAGAATCAGTTTAATGGCAAGAGTGAAGAATCAAAGGTCtcactatggaaagccaaatgtGATCTCAATCGTCATTCAATCATtctatttttcccccttttgaatttttttaaaattgttttgtaaACTTATTGCTTTGCtgaataaattatgataataatatgagtTCAAGGAATCAATTTCCTTCTTGAAACCAACATCTTTCGCTATCATTTTGACAGCAAGAGCATTCCACTTTTGACCTGTAATCTTCAAAGACATTGAATATATGAAAATTGGTTATAGTCGCTGTTCCATGTATGGAAAGCCGAAGAAGGCATTGTAGATGTCCAGTTTGTCAGGATTTTATGCATCCTGACCAAAGGGTACAGGAATTATTGTCTTCTGGTCTATCCATCAGCATAAACTTGTGAACTTGAATCTTAAAGAATTAATCAACAGTTATTTGTGGAACTTTGTAGCGGGTCCATCTGAATAACCTTTATACTAGTATAAAGGAGATTTAAGGGACATCAGATCAAAGTTCAAGCTCACAGGTTAGTGGAACTGTATGGAAATAGTTTGGGAATGcaacataatgataatgatatgcaaTGGACTTTCTTACAGAAAATTGTTTCGTCAACaatggtgggtttttttttcatcccagGTAACTCCAACTTGGTGTACACCATCATCCGGAAGCGCACGGTGTTCCATCAATTGGCTAACCTCCCTTCGGATCAAGCATCTATCTCCAAGGCCCTGGCTAAGAGGAGTAAGAAGCTTAGCCCCAGTCCAGCCACGGACTACCCTGACGCTGCCTCGATGGAGGGATCCATGCAGGCTGCGGACGCTGAGCCAGGAACTCTCAAAGCCACACTTCTTGCAACGCCAGGTACGATAGGGGGTGGTGGGAATCCATGACTTCTTCTCCAGCCAAGTGTTGCTTTCACCCAAGTCAATGAGAGCAGTTGCCTTGAGCACCCACCTCATTTGTCCTGCATTTCTCTTGCAATTTTGCTAGTACCAACTACCAAACTGCCTTTCCTCCTAAGGGCTTGTAGTGAGGACTGACACCAACACAAATTAATCCTATGCAAGATCTGTATAGTAACCTAAACTTGAAAGCTTAAACTCTATTGAATACGTTATGGTACATTCCCACGCTTTATCCTTCCTCTTTTTATGAATGATGATAccaggggtgggggaggggggatagAGGCATGGAGGAGCAATGTATATGCACTCAAATTTCTTTCAGATGAGGGTGTTTGTTATCATTCAAACCCACACTCATTTTAAggtcattttcattaaaaatccacCACTGTTACCATGAGTAATTACCTTATTACAGTTAAAATATTTAACTGAAAATCTTTGAATGTGTGCAACGGAAACATTCCACACAGATACAACTTTGAAGAGCCATCAAAATAACCTACCCAAATTTGATAGAATTCAAAATTCATAAAGTTCCTAACTACCCTTTCCAATCTTTTTAAGTAATGCAATCAGGAGGAAAATTCATTCAGTAGAAAAAAATAGAGCTACATGTTTGAGCTCATCAGCCAAAATTTGTAACATTGTATTGTATTACAATTTGCACAAGACCCTATGGGGATTTCCAGTGCTCTTTTGGGCATTTGGGGCCAAATTCACCCACACCCTCATGTAATTCCTTCCCTGAATGCCATTCAATGTCTCTTTGCTATTAGGTGTGTCTATGATGACAGAAACATCCAAGGTCATGCCGGGTGAGGCAGCAGCGGCAGCAGCAGCTAGCATGGAGAACAGTAATGCAGAGGCACTCTCAGGGGGTGGCGGTGACAACATGGCACAGAGTGTGAGTTAGCTAGGCGGGACTAGGCCATCTTCTATCTGTTTACTTTTTGGTTTGAAAGTTTATCCCCAGCTTTAGtagcaaaatgaattttgatctGAAGTTAGTGAAGTATAGTATCATGCTGTAATGCAAGGACCTcaatggcccaaattcacaaaggtggttttgaaaaccattggTTGAACACATGGTTTATATAGATTTGCTGTATAAATTATCCTGTTGCTCGCTTTTGTCACAGTatgccaaattgatgcctgttgacATGGTTGAGCACGCTATTTTTTCATAAGTCCgctgttttgaattaataaatCCACTGTTttaaacagtggactcatgaataaaatagtgtgCTTAACCATgttttccttctgcaagaaatttactCATGTTGtcttgcactcaacccaggctttgcaaatttggtctcaaaagtcgTGCAAGACATGAAAGACAAAACGATGCCAACTTTTAACATTGCAGATTCATCACGAAAAATTTGATTGATATCTTGAAAATGATGTGTTTCTGTTCATTGATTtgatattatctttattatagATCCAGACAGCCGTTTCCCCTCAGAGCGATACTGAGAGCCACACCTCAGAATCAAGTAGAGTACCACCCCAGGATGGCCAAGCACGACCTGGTTTCAACAGCGAGGATTTCCGGCCGGCTGCACTGCAGAGGACGGGATCAACATCATCAAGCGCTGCTGCCAGCGTAGCGGGAGAGTGGAGACCTACTCCAGAATGGGTGAGGAagttgatgatgaggaggaggggggagggggggggggggtgatgatgatgatatttatgatgatggttatgatgatgatgatgaatgtaaaaacaaaaattgtctcTAATGTAATAGAAGGCATACCATATCTCTCCATAGTGTACATTATACTTGGAGTACCTGAActttttttctatgaaaaagTCAGATGATTTTTTAAGGTTTGCATGGTCATGGTACAGGTAACATTTAAGGATTGTACAGTTCACCATGTGGTTAGTCCTGGAAAGGACTGTTCGATGGTGGAGTGAAAGAGATGGAAATTTAAAGGTTAAAGAAAGATGAGAGTGAGATGTATCTGTTGTAATATACAGTAAGTTAAATTCTTTATAGGGATTGTAAACTAGATGAAAAATGATGACTTGGAGCACATTAGCAGTGGGAAGTAGATGTGATGATGTCACTGTTAATCTATAAAGGCAACATATAATCAAGGTTCACTTTCTGCCTGAGAGCTGAGCCcttaccataatggcaaaggttGTTAGCAATGAGTTTTATACAAAGGGACCCAGAATACCCATACCGTGAAAATTTTACAAGACTGTACAAGAGAGGCAAGAAAAGCAAACTTTtatgaccaggggcccgtaacacaaagcttagcaatgatcgtagagtATTTTTCTACGATCGATTGCATTGACtccaatgtacaatcaatcataaaaatcaagggTACACCCCttattaatcgctaacctttgagTTATAGACAGGCTTGTAATATGTGTTTTATAGGGAAACACCT
It contains:
- the LOC129269388 gene encoding protein HID1-like isoform X2 encodes the protein MGGTDSKLNFRKAVVQLTTKTQPVEAGDDAFWDQFWADSVTSVTDVFALIPAAEIRALREESPSNLATLCYKAVEKLVSAAESGCSAPRDQQVVLNAARLLTRILPYIFEDPDWRGFFWSTLPGQSANMDGVDDFLSQLLSDVDLHLPKENYLTRSDEESLPLAQSLLAALSDLLFCPDFTVVAAKKTGPEKPDDPQSIDSCEYIWDAGVGCATAPPHFAHLDQNRTEILKLLLTCFSETMYLAPASDAHSLPNQWISFFCSSDNRHALPLFTSMLNIACAYDPVGYGMPYNHLLFSDTREPLVEIASQILVVTLDHANPHNVASSVDGAEEVHEGVLPENLFVNYLSRIHREEDFHFILKGITRLLNNPLIQTYLPGSTKKIAFHQELLVLFWKMCDHNKKFLFYVLKSSDVLEVLVPILYHLNDARADQSRVGLMHIGVFILLLLSGERNFGVRLNKPYSVRVPMDIPVFTGTHADFLIIVFHKIITSGHQRLQPLYDCLLTIIVNVSPYLKSLSMVSANKMLHLLEAFSTPWFLFSSPSNHHLVFFLLEIFNNIIQYQFDGNSNLVYTIIRKRTVFHQLANLPSDQASISKALAKRSKKLSPSPATDYPDAASMEGSMQAADAEPGTLKATLLATPGVSMMTETSKVMPGEAAAAAAASMENSNAEALSGGGGDNMAQSIQTAVSPQSDTESHTSESSRVPPQDGQARPGFNSEDFRPAALQRTGSTSSSAAASVAGEWRPTPEWVQSWKQKLPLQTIMRLLQVLVPQVEKICIDKGLTDESEILKFLQHGTLVGLLPVPHPILIRKYQANSGTTLWFRTYMWGVIYLRNLDPPIWYDTDVKLFEIQRV
- the LOC129269388 gene encoding protein HID1-like isoform X3 produces the protein MGGTDSKLNFRKAVVQLTTKTQPVEAGDDAFWDQFWADSVTSVTDVFALIPAAEIRALREESPSNLATLCYKAVEKLVSAAESGCSAPRDQQVVLNAARLLTRILPYIFEDPDWRGFFWSTLPGQSLSQLLSDVDLHLPKENYLTRSDEESLPLAQSLLAALSDLLFCPDFTVVAAKKTGPEKPDDPQSIDSCEYIWDAGVGCATAPPHFAHLDQNRTEILKLLLTCFSETMYLAPASDAHSLPNQWISFFCSSDNRHALPLFTSMLNIACAYDPVGYGMPYNHLLFSDTREPLVEIASQILVVTLDHANPHNVASSVDGAEEVHEGVLPENLFVNYLSRIHREEDFHFILKGITRLLNNPLIQTYLPGSTKKIAFHQELLVLFWKMCDHNKKFLFYVLKSSDVLEVLVPILYHLNDARADQSRVGLMHIGVFILLLLSGERNFGVRLNKPYSVRVPMDIPVFTGTHADFLIIVFHKIITSGHQRLQPLYDCLLTIIVNVSPYLKSLSMVSANKMLHLLEAFSTPWFLFSSPSNHHLVFFLLEIFNNIIQYQFDGNSNLVYTIIRKRTVFHQLANLPSDQASISKALAKRSKKLSPSPATDYPDAASMEGSMQAADAEPGTLKATLLATPGVSMMTETSKVMPGEAAAAAAASMENSNAEALSGGGGDNMAQSIQTAVSPQSDTESHTSESSRVPPQDGQARPGFNSEDFRPAALQRTGSTSSSAAASVAGEWRPTPEWVQSWKQKLPLQTIMRLLQVLVPQVEKICIDKGLTDESEILKFLQHGTLVGLLPVPHPILIRKYQANSGTTLWFRTYMWGVIYLRNLEPPIWYDTAVRLFEVQRINDS
- the LOC129269388 gene encoding protein HID1-like isoform X6, which translates into the protein MGGTDSKLNFRKAVVQLTTKTQPVEAGDDAFWDQFWADSVTSVTDVFALIPAAEIRALREESPSNLATLCYKAVEKLVSAAESGCSAPRDQQVVLNAARLLTRILPYIFEDPDWRGFFWSTLPGQSSDEESLPLAQSLLAALSDLLFCPDFTVVAAKKTGPEKPDDPQSIDSCEYIWDAGVGCATAPPHFAHLDQNRTEILKLLLTCFSETMYLAPASDAHSLPNQWISFFCSSDNRHALPLFTSMLNIACAYDPVGYGMPYNHLLFSDTREPLVEIASQILVVTLDHANPHNVASSVDGAEEVHEGVLPENLFVNYLSRIHREEDFHFILKGITRLLNNPLIQTYLPGSTKKIAFHQELLVLFWKMCDHNKKFLFYVLKSSDVLEVLVPILYHLNDARADQSRVGLMHIGVFILLLLSGERNFGVRLNKPYSVRVPMDIPVFTGTHADFLIIVFHKIITSGHQRLQPLYDCLLTIIVNVSPYLKSLSMVSANKMLHLLEAFSTPWFLFSSPSNHHLVFFLLEIFNNIIQYQFDGNSNLVYTIIRKRTVFHQLANLPSDQASISKALAKRSKKLSPSPATDYPDAASMEGSMQAADAEPGTLKATLLATPGVSMMTETSKVMPGEAAAAAAASMENSNAEALSGGGGDNMAQSIQTAVSPQSDTESHTSESSRVPPQDGQARPGFNSEDFRPAALQRTGSTSSSAAASVAGEWRPTPEWVQSWKQKLPLQTIMRLLQVLVPQVEKICIDKGLTDESEILKFLQHGTLVGLLPVPHPILIRKYQANSGTTLWFRTYMWGVIYLRNLEPPIWYDTAVRLFEVQRINDS
- the LOC129269388 gene encoding protein HID1-like isoform X7 yields the protein MGGTDSKLNFRKAVVQLTTKTQPVEAGDDAFWDQFWADSVTSVTDVFALIPAAEIRALREESPSNLATLCYKAVEKLVSAAESGCSAPRDQQVVLNAARLLTRILPYIFEDPDWRGFFWSTLPGQSSDEESLPLAQSLLAALSDLLFCPDFTVVAAKKTGPEKPDDPQSIDSCEYIWDAGVGCATAPPHFAHLDQNRTEILKLLLTCFSETMYLAPASDAHSLPNQWISFFCSSDNRHALPLFTSMLNIACAYDPVGYGMPYNHLLFSDTREPLVEIASQILVVTLDHANPHNVASSVDGAEEVHEGVLPENLFVNYLSRIHREEDFHFILKGITRLLNNPLIQTYLPGSTKKIAFHQELLVLFWKMCDHNKKFLFYVLKSSDVLEVLVPILYHLNDARADQSRVGLMHIGVFILLLLSGERNFGVRLNKPYSVRVPMDIPVFTGTHADFLIIVFHKIITSGHQRLQPLYDCLLTIIVNVSPYLKSLSMVSANKMLHLLEAFSTPWFLFSSPSNHHLVFFLLEIFNNIIQYQFDGNSNLVYTIIRKRTVFHQLANLPSDQASISKALAKRSKKLSPSPATDYPDAASMEGSMQAADAEPGTLKATLLATPGVSMMTETSKVMPGEAAAAAAASMENSNAEALSGGGGDNMAQSIQTAVSPQSDTESHTSESSRVPPQDGQARPGFNSEDFRPAALQRTGSTSSSAAASVAGEWRPTPEWVQSWKQKLPLQTIMRLLQVLVPQVEKICIDKGLTDESEILKFLQHGTLVGLLPVPHPILIRKYQANSGTTLWFRTYMWGVIYLRNLDPPIWYDTDVKLFEIQRV
- the LOC129269388 gene encoding protein HID1-like isoform X5; amino-acid sequence: MGGTDSKLNFRKAVVQLTTKTQPVEAGDDAFWDQFWADSVTSVTDVFALIPAAEIRALREESPSNLATLCYKAVEKLVSAAESGCSAPRDQQVVLNAARLLTRILPYIFEDPDWRGFFWSTLPGQSANMDGVDDFSDEESLPLAQSLLAALSDLLFCPDFTVVAAKKTGPEKPDDPQSIDSCEYIWDAGVGCATAPPHFAHLDQNRTEILKLLLTCFSETMYLAPASDAHSLPNQWISFFCSSDNRHALPLFTSMLNIACAYDPVGYGMPYNHLLFSDTREPLVEIASQILVVTLDHANPHNVASSVDGAEEVHEGVLPENLFVNYLSRIHREEDFHFILKGITRLLNNPLIQTYLPGSTKKIAFHQELLVLFWKMCDHNKKFLFYVLKSSDVLEVLVPILYHLNDARADQSRVGLMHIGVFILLLLSGERNFGVRLNKPYSVRVPMDIPVFTGTHADFLIIVFHKIITSGHQRLQPLYDCLLTIIVNVSPYLKSLSMVSANKMLHLLEAFSTPWFLFSSPSNHHLVFFLLEIFNNIIQYQFDGNSNLVYTIIRKRTVFHQLANLPSDQASISKALAKRSKKLSPSPATDYPDAASMEGSMQAADAEPGTLKATLLATPGVSMMTETSKVMPGEAAAAAAASMENSNAEALSGGGGDNMAQSIQTAVSPQSDTESHTSESSRVPPQDGQARPGFNSEDFRPAALQRTGSTSSSAAASVAGEWRPTPEWVQSWKQKLPLQTIMRLLQVLVPQVEKICIDKGLTDESEILKFLQHGTLVGLLPVPHPILIRKYQANSGTTLWFRTYMWGVIYLRNLDPPIWYDTDVKLFEIQRV
- the LOC129269388 gene encoding protein HID1-like isoform X4, translating into MGGTDSKLNFRKAVVQLTTKTQPVEAGDDAFWDQFWADSVTSVTDVFALIPAAEIRALREESPSNLATLCYKAVEKLVSAAESGCSAPRDQQVVLNAARLLTRILPYIFEDPDWRGFFWSTLPGQSANMDGVDDFSDEESLPLAQSLLAALSDLLFCPDFTVVAAKKTGPEKPDDPQSIDSCEYIWDAGVGCATAPPHFAHLDQNRTEILKLLLTCFSETMYLAPASDAHSLPNQWISFFCSSDNRHALPLFTSMLNIACAYDPVGYGMPYNHLLFSDTREPLVEIASQILVVTLDHANPHNVASSVDGAEEVHEGVLPENLFVNYLSRIHREEDFHFILKGITRLLNNPLIQTYLPGSTKKIAFHQELLVLFWKMCDHNKKFLFYVLKSSDVLEVLVPILYHLNDARADQSRVGLMHIGVFILLLLSGERNFGVRLNKPYSVRVPMDIPVFTGTHADFLIIVFHKIITSGHQRLQPLYDCLLTIIVNVSPYLKSLSMVSANKMLHLLEAFSTPWFLFSSPSNHHLVFFLLEIFNNIIQYQFDGNSNLVYTIIRKRTVFHQLANLPSDQASISKALAKRSKKLSPSPATDYPDAASMEGSMQAADAEPGTLKATLLATPGVSMMTETSKVMPGEAAAAAAASMENSNAEALSGGGGDNMAQSIQTAVSPQSDTESHTSESSRVPPQDGQARPGFNSEDFRPAALQRTGSTSSSAAASVAGEWRPTPEWVQSWKQKLPLQTIMRLLQVLVPQVEKICIDKGLTDESEILKFLQHGTLVGLLPVPHPILIRKYQANSGTTLWFRTYMWGVIYLRNLEPPIWYDTAVRLFEVQRINDS
- the LOC129269388 gene encoding protein HID1-like isoform X1, whose product is MGGTDSKLNFRKAVVQLTTKTQPVEAGDDAFWDQFWADSVTSVTDVFALIPAAEIRALREESPSNLATLCYKAVEKLVSAAESGCSAPRDQQVVLNAARLLTRILPYIFEDPDWRGFFWSTLPGQSANMDGVDDFLSQLLSDVDLHLPKENYLTRSDEESLPLAQSLLAALSDLLFCPDFTVVAAKKTGPEKPDDPQSIDSCEYIWDAGVGCATAPPHFAHLDQNRTEILKLLLTCFSETMYLAPASDAHSLPNQWISFFCSSDNRHALPLFTSMLNIACAYDPVGYGMPYNHLLFSDTREPLVEIASQILVVTLDHANPHNVASSVDGAEEVHEGVLPENLFVNYLSRIHREEDFHFILKGITRLLNNPLIQTYLPGSTKKIAFHQELLVLFWKMCDHNKKFLFYVLKSSDVLEVLVPILYHLNDARADQSRVGLMHIGVFILLLLSGERNFGVRLNKPYSVRVPMDIPVFTGTHADFLIIVFHKIITSGHQRLQPLYDCLLTIIVNVSPYLKSLSMVSANKMLHLLEAFSTPWFLFSSPSNHHLVFFLLEIFNNIIQYQFDGNSNLVYTIIRKRTVFHQLANLPSDQASISKALAKRSKKLSPSPATDYPDAASMEGSMQAADAEPGTLKATLLATPGVSMMTETSKVMPGEAAAAAAASMENSNAEALSGGGGDNMAQSIQTAVSPQSDTESHTSESSRVPPQDGQARPGFNSEDFRPAALQRTGSTSSSAAASVAGEWRPTPEWVQSWKQKLPLQTIMRLLQVLVPQVEKICIDKGLTDESEILKFLQHGTLVGLLPVPHPILIRKYQANSGTTLWFRTYMWGVIYLRNLEPPIWYDTAVRLFEVQRINDS